The DNA sequence GCGGCCCGGCGCCGCCGCCGGGCCCGGGCAGGTCGTCGTCGGCCGGTGCGGCCCAGTCGATCTCGTCGCCTGGGCGCGTCCGACGCGTCACGGTGCGATCGGCAGCGGTCACGGCGGGCTGGTCCCCTCGCTGGTGTGAAGGCGGGCAGTTCACGATAACCCGCGCAGGGGTGCCGGCCACCACACCGAGACGCGCCCACTGTCCCTGAGGTGCCACCGGTGCTAGCGTCGGTGGCACAACCTGATGTCCCACAGGGGAGCGCACGTAGCGCTGAGAGTGCGGGGAGTCCCGCAGACCCTCGAACCTGATCTGGGTAATGCCAGCGCAGGGAGTTGGAGCGAGCTATGCCGCAGCAATCTTTGCCCGCCGACCGTAGCTGGCGGACCGTCGACATCGTGGTCGCCTCGGTGATCGCCGTCGCGTTCGGGGTGGTCTTCTGGCTGTGGGGGTTGATCTGGACCGCCACCGAGGCCGCGTTCACCTTCTTCCCGCCCGCTCAGGCGGTGCTGTACGGGGTGTGGCTGGTGCCGGCCGTGCTCGGCGCACTGGTGATCCGCAAACCGGGGGCCGCGCTGTTCTGCGAGCTGGTCGCCGCGATCGTCTCGGCCGCGTTGGGCAGCCAGTGGGGCGCCGTGGTGATCGTGCAGGGGCTGGCCCAGGGGGTCGGTGCCGAACTGGTCTTCCTGGCGGTGGCGTACCGCTCGTTCCGGCTGCCGGTGGCGCTGGCCGCCGGTGCGGCCGCCGGGCTCGGCGCGGCGATCTTCGACCAGATCCGCTACTACGCGCCGTACGACCTGGTCAGTTTCCGGATTCCGATCTTCATCGTCACCGTGGTCAGCGCGATCGTGCTGGCCGGTGCCGGCAGCGTGGCGCTGACCCGGGCGCTGGCGCGCACCGGGGTGCTCGACCGGTTCCCCGCCGGCCGCGACCGCGCCACGGTGTGAGCCGGCCGGGGCCGCACCACCGGATGAGCCGGCCGGGGCCGGCCGGGGCCGTGGCGATCGAGCTGGGGTTGACCAGGTCGTGAGCCGGCTGGAGCTGCGCGGGTTCGGCTGGCGGCACGCCGGCCGTCGGGCCTGGGCGGTCCGCGACGTCGACCTGAGCGTCGATGCCGGCGAGCGGGTCCTGCTGCTCGGGCCGTCGGGGGCCGGCAAGAGCACGCTGCTGGCGGCGATCGCCGGGCTGCTGCCCGCCGACTCGGGCGAGCAGGCCGGCACGGTCACCGTCGACGGGCTCGACCCGCGCAAGGCCCGCGAGCGGGTCGGCATCGTCTTCCAGGACCCGCAGAGCCAGCTGGTGATGGCGCGCAGCGGCGACGACGTCGCCTTCGGGCTGGAAAACCGGGGAGTGCCGGCCGAGCAGATCTGGCCACGGGTGGACGCCGCGCTGGCCCGGGTCGGTTTCCGGTACGGCCGGGACCGGCCGACGGCCGCGCTGTCCGGCGGCGAGCAGCAGCGACTGGCCCTGGCCGGGGCGCTCGCCCTGCGGCCGGGTCTGCTGCTGCTGGACGAGCCGACCGCGAACCTGGACCCGGCCGGTGCCGACCTGGTCCGCGACGCCGTCGCCGGGGCGCTCGACGGGGACCGGGACACCACGCTGGTGATCGTCGAACACCGGGTGGCGCAGGCGCTGCCGCTGGTCGACCGGGTGGTGGTGCTGTCCGCCGGTGGCGGCGTGCGGGCCGACGGCAAGCCGGACGAGATCTTCGACCGGTACGGCGGGCAACTGGCCGCCGACGGTGTCTGGGTGCCCGATCAGCCGTTGCCGCAGCGCGGTGGTTCCGCCGCCCCGGCCGGTGAGCCGTTGCTGATCGCCGACCGGGTCGGGCTGGTGCCCCGGCTCGCCCCGCTCTCCGACGACGTGCCGGTACGCGCTGGCGAGGCGCTGGCCGTGCTGGGGCCCAACGGTGCCGGCAAGACCACGCTGGCCCTGCTGCTCGGCGGGCTGGTCGCGGCCACCGACGGAGCGGTCCGGGCCACCGCCGCGTTGACCGGCGACGGCCGGGTCGGTCCGGCCCCGCACCGGTGGCGGGCGCCGGAGCTGGTCCGCCGGATCGGCAACGTGTTCCAGAACCCGGAGCACCAGTTCGTCGCCACCACGGTGGCCGACGAGCTGGCTCTCGGCCCGCGCCGCTGCGGGCTGCCGGAGTCGGCCGTCGCGCCGGTGGTCGACGAGCTGCTGCACCGGCTGCGACTGGACCGGCTGGCGGCGGCCAACCCGTACACCCTCTCCGGTGGTGAGGCGCGGCGGCTGAGTGTGGCGACCGCCCTGGCCACCGCGCCCCGCCTGCTGGTGCTCGACGAGCCGACGTTCGGCCAGGACCGGCGCACCTGGCTCGAATTGGTCGCGCTGCTCGGTGAGCTGCGCGACGCCGGGCACGGGATCGTGACGGTGACCCACGACGTCGACCTCGTCGCCGCGCTCGCCGACCGGCGGCTGACCCTGTGAGCCGACCGACGGCTGACCCTGTGACCGGCGGCGCGTTGGCCCGCCGTAACCCGGTGGCGAAGCTCGCCGCCGCGCTGGTCTTCTCGGTGCTGCTGCTGGCCACCCTGGACCCGCTGGCGCCGGCCGTCGCGATCGCCGTCGAGCTGGCCGTGGTCCCACTGTTCGGGTTGGGCTACCGTGCCCTGCTGCGCCGGATGGCGCCGCTGCTGCTGAGCGCCGCCGGCGTGCTGGTCACCCTGACGCTGTTCGCCGCCGAACGGACCGGCCCGGTGCTGCTCGCCGCCGGGCCGGTGCTGGTGACCAGCGGCGTGCTGGTCACCGCGCTCGGACTGGCGTTGCGGCTGCTGGCCGTGGCGCTGCCCGGGGTGCTGGTCTTCGCCACCACCGACCCGACCGACCTGGCCGACGCCCTGGTGCAGAACGTCAAGGCCCCGCCCCGGTTCGCGATCGGGGCGCTCGCCGCGTTCCGCCTGGTGCCGATGCTGACCGCCGAGTGGCAGTTGCTGGCGATGGCCCGCCGGGCCCGGGGCATCGACGCGGGCCGCAACCCGGTGCGCCGGCTCCGGTTGTTCGCGGCGACCGCCTTCGGGTTGCTGGTGCTGGCGATCCGTCGGGGCACCCGGCTGGCCACCGCGATGGATGCCCGGGGGTTCGACGCGGGTATCCCCCGGACCAGCGCCCGGCGGCAACGGTTCGGGGCGGCCGACGCGGCTCTGGTCGTCGGTGCCGCGATCGCCGCCGGCGGGTCGCTGGCGGTCAGTTTCGCCGCCGGGGTCTTCCGCCCGGTGATCGGCTGAGCCTGCCGGCAGACCGCGCCGCAGGTCAACAGTGGTGTGACTGATGCATACATGGCTACACCTTCACGGCACGTGCGCCGCGACGACGGCGGTACGTCGCCTGTTGTTTCCCCTCCTCCACGAGATTGACCGCGACAAAGTTGATCTGGGAGGCGAAGCAGGGATGGGAAACCACCACCACCATCACCACCACGACCACGCGGCGACCGGTGCCGACGTACCGGCACCACTCGACCTGTCGGTGCCGGACGCCGAACTGTCGCCGACCGAGGCGTCCCGGCGTACCTTCCTGCGTAACGCCGGGCTGCTCGGAGCCGGCGCGGCCGCGTCGTCGGTGCTGGCCGGCGGGCACGCCGCGCACGCCGCACCGGCCAACGACCACGCCGGCGGCGGCACCGGCGGTGGCCAGGCCAACGACGGCGAGTTTGTCTGGCTGGCCGGCGACCACCACATCCACACCCAGTACAGCTCGGACGCCATGTACCGGGTGGTCGACCAGGCCAAGCACGCCCGCGCGTACGGTCTGGACTGGATCGTCATCACCGACCACGGCAACGCCACCCACTCCCGCATCGGGGTGGAGAAGGTCAACCCGGACATCGTCGAGACCCGCAAGGAAATCAAGGACCTGCTGATCTACCAGGGCCTGGAGTGGAACATCCCGTCCGCCGAGCACGGCACGGTCTTCGTCCAGCCGGGGCCGAACGAGGTCGCCGTACTCAAGCAGTTCGAGACCGATTACGACGGCTCGGTGAACGGCACCAGCAGCCCGAGCCCGGAGAACGAGGCGCTCGCCATCGCCGGCATCAAGTTCCTCGGTGACGAGGTCCGCCGGCGCCGGATCGGCGGTGCGCTGTTCCTGGCCAACCACCCGTCCCGGCGGGGCGTCGACTCGCCGCACGAGGTGCGGGCCTGGCGCGACGCCGACCCGACCGTGGCGGTCGGCATGGAGGGCGCGCCCGGTCACCAGGCGTCCAGCCTGCCGGCACCGAACGGCCCGGGTCGCGGTCGCGGCTACTACGAGGGCAGCCCGTCGGCGGCGTCGTTCCCCGGCTACCCGCTGGAGAGCTACCGCACCTGGGGCGGGTTCGACTGGATGACCTCCACCGTGGGCGGGCTGTGGGACAGCCTGCTCGCCGAGGGCAAGCCGTGGTGGATCAGCGCCAACTCCGACTCGCACATCAACTACCTGGGTACGTCGATGCGCGGGCCGGACAGCGACTTCAACGCCAACGGCAAGTACAACGACCCGGTGTACGGGCCGCTGATCACCACCGCCGGTGACTTCTGGCCGGGCCAGTACAGCCGTACCCACGTCGGCGCGCAGGCGTTCGGTTACCGCGCGGTGATGGACGCCATCCGGGCCGGCCGGGTCTGGGTGGACCACGGCGGCCTGATCGGTGGCCTGGACATGCGGGTCCGCCGGCTCAACGACCAGCGTCCCGGTGCCGGTGCCACGCTCGGCGGGACGCTGAAGATCAAGAGTGGTACGTCGGTCGTGGTGACCCTGGACATCGATCTGGCGACCGTGCCGAACTGGGCGCAGTTCGTGCCGAAG is a window from the Solwaraspora sp. WMMD792 genome containing:
- a CDS encoding ECF transporter S component; the protein is MPQQSLPADRSWRTVDIVVASVIAVAFGVVFWLWGLIWTATEAAFTFFPPAQAVLYGVWLVPAVLGALVIRKPGAALFCELVAAIVSAALGSQWGAVVIVQGLAQGVGAELVFLAVAYRSFRLPVALAAGAAAGLGAAIFDQIRYYAPYDLVSFRIPIFIVTVVSAIVLAGAGSVALTRALARTGVLDRFPAGRDRATV
- a CDS encoding ABC transporter ATP-binding protein yields the protein MSRLELRGFGWRHAGRRAWAVRDVDLSVDAGERVLLLGPSGAGKSTLLAAIAGLLPADSGEQAGTVTVDGLDPRKARERVGIVFQDPQSQLVMARSGDDVAFGLENRGVPAEQIWPRVDAALARVGFRYGRDRPTAALSGGEQQRLALAGALALRPGLLLLDEPTANLDPAGADLVRDAVAGALDGDRDTTLVIVEHRVAQALPLVDRVVVLSAGGGVRADGKPDEIFDRYGGQLAADGVWVPDQPLPQRGGSAAPAGEPLLIADRVGLVPRLAPLSDDVPVRAGEALAVLGPNGAGKTTLALLLGGLVAATDGAVRATAALTGDGRVGPAPHRWRAPELVRRIGNVFQNPEHQFVATTVADELALGPRRCGLPESAVAPVVDELLHRLRLDRLAAANPYTLSGGEARRLSVATALATAPRLLVLDEPTFGQDRRTWLELVALLGELRDAGHGIVTVTHDVDLVAALADRRLTL
- a CDS encoding energy-coupling factor transporter transmembrane component T; translation: MTGGALARRNPVAKLAAALVFSVLLLATLDPLAPAVAIAVELAVVPLFGLGYRALLRRMAPLLLSAAGVLVTLTLFAAERTGPVLLAAGPVLVTSGVLVTALGLALRLLAVALPGVLVFATTDPTDLADALVQNVKAPPRFAIGALAAFRLVPMLTAEWQLLAMARRARGIDAGRNPVRRLRLFAATAFGLLVLAIRRGTRLATAMDARGFDAGIPRTSARRQRFGAADAALVVGAAIAAGGSLAVSFAAGVFRPVIG
- a CDS encoding PHP domain-containing protein, which codes for MGNHHHHHHHDHAATGADVPAPLDLSVPDAELSPTEASRRTFLRNAGLLGAGAAASSVLAGGHAAHAAPANDHAGGGTGGGQANDGEFVWLAGDHHIHTQYSSDAMYRVVDQAKHARAYGLDWIVITDHGNATHSRIGVEKVNPDIVETRKEIKDLLIYQGLEWNIPSAEHGTVFVQPGPNEVAVLKQFETDYDGSVNGTSSPSPENEALAIAGIKFLGDEVRRRRIGGALFLANHPSRRGVDSPHEVRAWRDADPTVAVGMEGAPGHQASSLPAPNGPGRGRGYYEGSPSAASFPGYPLESYRTWGGFDWMTSTVGGLWDSLLAEGKPWWISANSDSHINYLGTSMRGPDSDFNANGKYNDPVYGPLITTAGDFWPGQYSRTHVGAQAFGYRAVMDAIRAGRVWVDHGGLIGGLDMRVRRLNDQRPGAGATLGGTLKIKSGTSVVVTLDIDLATVPNWAQFVPKLARVDLIVGDVTGPVTDQDTFTAPTTRVAASFEVQPGRKRVSFSYPLGRVDRPMYVRVRGTDGNRSAPGLMGASVDPHGPAMDVLGDADPWLDLWFYGNPIWVLPS